In the genome of Calothrix sp. PCC 6303, the window GTACAACTTTGTCAATCAACATTAGAGACGTAGCACTGCTACGTCTCTACAAATATATATCTTTCAAATTGGTATCAGTTTGATTTTTCGGTATAGCTTTGATTTTGCAATAGTGCATCACACTTACTTTCTACAACTACACAAATACTACTAACAGCTTGTTGATAATTCTCTGTATCTGATTGCTGACGAGAAATTCTTGCAGCTTGTTGCAAATCGTTAACAGCCTGCGTGTGGTAATAGCGGGAATTTTTACCCCCGTACTGAGCCAGTTCATATCGTACAATACCGCGTTTGAGATAGGCTTTCGCAAACTGGGAATTGAAATTCAAAGCTTGATTAAAATCTTCAATAGCACGTTGATATTCTTTCTCAAACTGACTACTGTATTGAGCTATTTGATAACGTACAGTACCACGTTGAAAATACGCTTCTGCCCGTGATGGATTAATACTTAATGCTTGATTAAAATCTTCAATAGCTTTGCTATAGTCTTGTTGCGATTCTCCGCTATATTTAGCAATTTGGGCACGAACTATACCTCTACGAATATAAGCTTCGACTTCGTTAGAGTTAATTCGTAAGGCATTATTGAAATCAGTCAGAGCTAACTTATAATCTCGATCTGGATCAGTGCTATAATCAGCCAAAATCAACCGGACATTGCCTCGATTGACATGAGCTTTAATCTCGTCTGGATTGATTTGTAATGCTCGGCTATAATCTGCGAGGGCTGCTTCATATTCTTTGAGATTGTAACGAGCATTCCCTCGGTTAATATATGCTTTGGCGTTACTAGGATCCTTTTGAATTGCTTGGCTGAATTTGATTGCTGCTTGGTCGTAGTCTTGAATTTTATATGATGCGTGACCTTGTTTGTAATAATCCTCGAAACTTTGGTTATCTTTGGGATTTTTGGCTAGTTTCTGTTGGATATAAGCTGTTTGGTTAGCAATAGAACGACTAGTTAATTTTGTCACAAAGTCTATGTATCCCAAAAACCCGAAGGCGAGTAAACAAAAAATAACTGGGTAATATTTGGGCTTTTTAGCTGCTTTGTAGTAGGAACTGTTTTGGGCTGTGGGATGTTGTTGGAGATAATTAAATCGGTTCAGTGGTAAAACAGTGCTGGGAACCTGTTTATTTTGACGTTGGCGTTGACGTTGGGGGGTACGGGTTTGAAGATGTTCTTTATTTGCGATCGCTTGTGGTGAGGGAAAGGGATCTCTTCCGCCTAATCGAACTGTTCGCTCACACCAAGGGCAGTCGTGGAGATGGCTACCATAGCGGTGTTGGGGGTTTTTGGTACAACTTACTAAAGCTTCTTCAGCTTCCCGAAGAGTTAAAATCCAAGTTGCCGCACTAGGACGCATAAGTGGGTTATTGTGTCCATCCTCAAAGCAGCGACGAAATAGTTCCTGTAAGCCGGGATGAATAGTTTGCCAGCTGGGGGCGATGGGTGTAGGGATGTAGGGGACGTGGCGTTTCTGACTATAGGTAAAGTGTCCAGCGGCAATGCGAGCCTCATAGGGTGGTGGTTCTCCAGCACCTTGATAAATCCCGGAAAACGGGTGAGTACCTTCCATTAATAGTTGGAAAATGATGACTGATAGCCCAAACAGATCATGTGCGATCGCGCGATCGCATTCGGCAAAGACTTTGTTTTGCAGTTCTGGGGGAGTAAACTCTGGTTTACCCACTGGGCAACGATACACTAAGCGGCTTTGGGGGTCACTGACTTGAAATGAATCAGTATCCACTAACGTCACTAAAGCCGTATCGCTGACTAAGATATTGGACTCATTAACATCCCCAACACAGTATCCTCGGTTATGGAGTGCCGAGAATGCCGAAGCTAAGTTGCGAGCTGTACGTAGTAAATATTGATAGCTGAAGAGTGGACAATGCTGACGGCGGGTTCTGGGATTATAGAAATCGATGATGGGACGCATTCCCCGAATCCGTGGCATTAGAAATCCCACTATGCGATCGCTACCATCAGCCGCCCGGATAATTTCATGGGGCCAAGCAATGGAGGTATGTCCCAGGGAAACTGTCGGATTCTCTGGTGGATAAGCCAACATGACTGCCAACTTTTGAGCTTGGCTCTCGGTTGGCTTGTGATAAACTTTAGCGACTATATTTGTATCTGTCGGTACTGTATACACGCAAGCTTCACCTCCACGTCCGAGACTGATGGTGAGGTTAATTGCAACTTCTTCTTGGTTGGGGAGACGACGTAGTACCTGCATGTTAAAATTATGTCTAAACTAAGAGGTTTTTCGGTGCCAAGTTGGCAGAATTATTAAATTGGCTAATTAATTATGGGCAAGCATCAATCAGCTACCTATCTTCAAATCCTATAGCTTTGGGAGAATATCCACGTAGTTACATGTTGATTTTCTCCCCAGCGGTATTCTGCACTCCCTCTCAAGCAATAGCTGCAACTGCAACTCACAAACTGATTGAATATTGGTTCAGTATCAGTCCAGCAGCACAATACATTACAAATGGTTCAGCGTTCCACTACTAATTACCCAGTGCAGCCAGTATCAGCGTTAAATCATCATCAGTTCGCTGTGTAATCCGCTCTGAACGTAAAAACCTGACCAATTGTTCCTTTGCCGATGCTTTATCTTCCGTATTGGCAACGAAGTCAAACAAGGGGAAAAAGAAGGGTTTGTGAGGTGCTTGTACTGTCATATTCATTGCTAGCATTTGCAATCCATCAGTTAAGGCACCAACGCTGACAATTGGCTGACGCAAAATCCTCAATTGCAGTTGTTCTAAAGCATTTG includes:
- a CDS encoding tetratricopeptide repeat protein, coding for MQVLRRLPNQEEVAINLTISLGRGGEACVYTVPTDTNIVAKVYHKPTESQAQKLAVMLAYPPENPTVSLGHTSIAWPHEIIRAADGSDRIVGFLMPRIRGMRPIIDFYNPRTRRQHCPLFSYQYLLRTARNLASAFSALHNRGYCVGDVNESNILVSDTALVTLVDTDSFQVSDPQSRLVYRCPVGKPEFTPPELQNKVFAECDRAIAHDLFGLSVIIFQLLMEGTHPFSGIYQGAGEPPPYEARIAAGHFTYSQKRHVPYIPTPIAPSWQTIHPGLQELFRRCFEDGHNNPLMRPSAATWILTLREAEEALVSCTKNPQHRYGSHLHDCPWCERTVRLGGRDPFPSPQAIANKEHLQTRTPQRQRQRQNKQVPSTVLPLNRFNYLQQHPTAQNSSYYKAAKKPKYYPVIFCLLAFGFLGYIDFVTKLTSRSIANQTAYIQQKLAKNPKDNQSFEDYYKQGHASYKIQDYDQAAIKFSQAIQKDPSNAKAYINRGNARYNLKEYEAALADYSRALQINPDEIKAHVNRGNVRLILADYSTDPDRDYKLALTDFNNALRINSNEVEAYIRRGIVRAQIAKYSGESQQDYSKAIEDFNQALSINPSRAEAYFQRGTVRYQIAQYSSQFEKEYQRAIEDFNQALNFNSQFAKAYLKRGIVRYELAQYGGKNSRYYHTQAVNDLQQAARISRQQSDTENYQQAVSSICVVVESKCDALLQNQSYTEKSN